A window of Myxococcales bacterium contains these coding sequences:
- a CDS encoding OPT/YSL family transporter — translation MSIFQKPPSTPEELEAARPLELSPEEVLKFDEAEWYARAYRGDAPQLTARAIAMGTVLGFFLSFTNVYIGLKTGWFLGVALTACILSYAIWSFLRTVGVAKTDMTILENNCMQSTASSAGYATGNVAVSAIPALLLLTVTDENRHGVQLAWPLMALWVLCLATFGVVLAIPMKRNLINREKLKFPSGTAAAVTLQGLYSKGDEAMKKARALLYAALASGLVPLLKDLEFLKVKKAGVVVGREALLPPSSNIFNLLPSPNVDGRAWKWSDWNVKLDHGVVLIAAGAIIGIRITGWMVLGGLFVAVFLGPLALETKWTSPAAMETAAHAKIVALKLLGPKAYATGMADALVAPKASGAAALPKSAWKEIGIWFGAPLLVASGLVQLAAQWRTIVRAISGMFGSAKKAEPSQEPSGYRAPAERDGDEKKPVVASPDDVEVPTKWFLYGLCGSGLAIIVVAALFFDIPPYFGLLAVGMTFVLALVSARATGESDITPGGAMGKIMQLTYGVLIPQSTTANLMTASITSGAGLATADLLNDLKSGYLLGANPRRQFLAQAMGILTGTIATTLGYFLLVPDATVLTGTPATDSMPAKDPAFPAPGAQQWLAVAKLFKTGTKNMHPMAVTCIKTGLIVGAILALVESLVPKKHKKYVPSPTGLGLGMILPFFSPFAMFLGAVLGEIATRANKAWAERYVVPLSAGVIAGESIVGVIVAGLNNFVLN, via the coding sequence ATGTCGATTTTCCAGAAGCCCCCGAGCACCCCCGAAGAGCTCGAGGCCGCGCGGCCTCTCGAGCTCTCGCCCGAGGAGGTCCTCAAGTTCGACGAGGCCGAGTGGTACGCGCGGGCCTACCGCGGAGACGCCCCTCAGCTCACGGCGCGGGCCATCGCGATGGGCACCGTGCTCGGCTTCTTTCTGTCGTTCACGAACGTCTACATCGGCCTGAAGACGGGGTGGTTCCTCGGGGTCGCGCTCACGGCGTGCATTCTCTCGTACGCGATCTGGTCGTTCCTTCGCACGGTCGGCGTCGCGAAGACGGACATGACCATCCTCGAGAACAACTGCATGCAGTCGACGGCATCGTCGGCGGGGTACGCCACGGGCAACGTGGCCGTGTCGGCGATCCCGGCGCTCCTGCTCCTCACCGTGACCGACGAGAACCGCCACGGCGTGCAGCTCGCGTGGCCGCTCATGGCGCTCTGGGTGCTCTGCCTCGCCACCTTCGGCGTCGTGCTCGCGATCCCGATGAAGCGGAACCTCATCAACCGCGAGAAGCTGAAATTCCCCTCGGGCACGGCCGCGGCCGTGACGCTCCAAGGCCTCTACAGCAAGGGCGACGAGGCCATGAAGAAGGCGCGCGCCCTGCTCTACGCCGCGCTCGCCTCGGGGCTCGTCCCGCTCTTGAAGGACCTCGAGTTTCTCAAGGTGAAGAAGGCCGGCGTGGTCGTCGGTCGCGAGGCGCTCCTCCCGCCGTCGTCGAACATCTTCAACCTCCTCCCTTCGCCGAACGTCGACGGTCGCGCCTGGAAGTGGAGCGACTGGAACGTGAAGCTCGATCACGGCGTCGTCCTCATCGCGGCCGGCGCGATCATCGGCATTCGAATCACGGGCTGGATGGTGCTCGGCGGCCTCTTCGTCGCCGTCTTCCTCGGCCCCCTCGCGCTCGAGACCAAGTGGACCTCTCCCGCGGCGATGGAGACCGCAGCTCACGCCAAGATCGTCGCGCTCAAGCTGCTCGGGCCGAAGGCCTACGCCACGGGCATGGCCGACGCGCTCGTCGCCCCGAAGGCGAGCGGAGCCGCCGCGCTGCCGAAGAGCGCGTGGAAAGAGATCGGGATCTGGTTCGGCGCGCCGCTCCTCGTGGCGTCGGGGCTCGTGCAGCTCGCGGCTCAGTGGCGCACCATCGTGCGCGCCATCTCGGGCATGTTCGGATCGGCGAAGAAGGCCGAGCCCAGCCAAGAGCCCTCGGGCTACCGCGCCCCCGCCGAGCGGGACGGCGACGAGAAGAAGCCCGTGGTCGCCTCTCCGGACGACGTCGAGGTCCCGACCAAATGGTTCCTCTACGGCCTCTGCGGCTCGGGTCTCGCCATCATCGTGGTCGCCGCGCTCTTCTTCGACATTCCCCCCTACTTCGGCCTCCTCGCCGTCGGCATGACGTTCGTGCTCGCGCTCGTGTCGGCGCGCGCCACAGGAGAGAGCGACATCACGCCGGGCGGCGCGATGGGCAAGATCATGCAGCTTACCTACGGCGTGCTCATCCCCCAGAGCACCACCGCGAACCTCATGACCGCCTCGATCACGTCGGGCGCGGGGCTCGCGACGGCCGACCTCTTGAACGATCTCAAGTCGGGGTACTTGCTCGGCGCGAACCCGCGCAGGCAGTTCTTGGCGCAGGCGATGGGCATCTTGACGGGCACGATCGCCACGACCCTCGGCTACTTCCTCCTCGTGCCCGACGCGACCGTGCTCACCGGCACTCCCGCGACCGACAGCATGCCCGCGAAGGATCCGGCCTTCCCCGCCCCTGGTGCCCAGCAGTGGCTCGCCGTGGCCAAGCTCTTCAAGACGGGCACGAAGAACATGCACCCGATGGCCGTCACGTGCATCAAGACGGGCCTCATCGTGGGCGCCATTCTCGCGCTCGTGGAGTCGCTCGTGCCGAAGAAGCACAAGAAGTACGTGCCGTCGCCCACGGGGCTCGGGCTCGGCATGATCCTCCCCTTCTTCTCGCCCTTCGCGATGTTCCTCGGGGCCGTGCTCGGAGAGATCGCGACGCGGGCCAACAAGGCCTGGGCGGAGCGCTACGTGGTGCCGCTCTCGGCCGGTGTCATCGCGGGCGAGAGCATCGTGGGTGTCATCGTCGCCGGGCTCAACAACTTCGTCTTGAACTGA
- a CDS encoding NAD(P)/FAD-dependent oxidoreductase: MNRDRHVVVVGAGFGGLTVAQELGGEAVRVTVIDRQNHHLFQPLLYQVAMAGLSPAEIAAPIRGVLAPHKNVKVLLGDVTAVDLAKKSVTVDGEAIAYDALVLAVGARTSYFGHDEWAGDAPGLKSLDDALEIRHRVLFAFERAERETDPAIRTRLLTFVVIGGGPTGVELAGAVSELARYVLNDEFRSINPRDAKVVLLEAGPRILASFPERLSASAVEQLGELGVEVRTGTKVTGIDPYGVAWESAHEDDLPGLGKEARGRIEASTVVWGAGVQGTSLARSLGVPLDRQGRVIVDEHARIPGADGAFAIGDMAHLEQDGKPLPGLSPVAMQQARHVAKILLRGPDAPLPKPFRYVDKGSMATIGRSRAIAYAAGVEMRGFLAWLAWLFIHLIYLIGFRSRAVVLFTWAWSYFAYDRGARLMTHPMKAIGARVIVPERDEHKPVSQRV, from the coding sequence ATGAACCGCGATCGTCACGTCGTCGTCGTCGGGGCCGGCTTCGGCGGTCTCACCGTCGCCCAGGAGCTCGGCGGCGAGGCCGTCCGCGTCACGGTCATCGACCGGCAGAACCACCATCTCTTCCAGCCGCTCCTCTACCAGGTGGCGATGGCGGGGCTCAGCCCGGCCGAGATCGCCGCCCCCATTCGCGGCGTGCTCGCGCCCCACAAAAACGTGAAGGTCTTGCTGGGGGACGTGACCGCCGTCGACCTCGCCAAGAAGTCCGTCACGGTCGACGGCGAAGCCATCGCGTACGATGCCCTGGTGCTCGCCGTGGGCGCGAGGACGAGCTACTTCGGTCACGACGAATGGGCGGGCGACGCCCCCGGGCTGAAGTCGCTCGACGACGCGCTCGAGATCCGTCACCGGGTGCTCTTCGCGTTCGAGCGGGCCGAGCGCGAGACCGATCCGGCGATCCGCACGCGCCTCCTCACGTTCGTCGTCATCGGCGGCGGGCCGACCGGGGTGGAGCTGGCGGGCGCCGTGAGCGAGCTCGCGAGGTACGTCCTGAACGACGAATTTCGCTCGATCAACCCTCGTGACGCCAAGGTCGTCTTGCTCGAGGCGGGGCCGCGCATCCTCGCGAGCTTCCCGGAGCGCCTGTCGGCGAGCGCGGTCGAGCAGCTCGGCGAGCTCGGCGTCGAGGTGCGTACGGGCACCAAGGTCACGGGGATCGATCCCTACGGCGTCGCGTGGGAGTCGGCCCACGAGGACGACCTCCCCGGCCTCGGCAAGGAGGCTCGTGGTCGCATCGAGGCGAGCACCGTCGTGTGGGGCGCGGGCGTCCAGGGCACGTCGCTCGCGCGCTCGCTCGGGGTCCCGCTCGATCGTCAAGGTCGTGTCATCGTCGACGAGCACGCGCGCATCCCGGGCGCCGACGGGGCGTTCGCGATCGGCGACATGGCCCACCTCGAACAGGACGGAAAGCCGCTTCCCGGCCTCTCACCCGTCGCGATGCAGCAGGCGAGGCACGTGGCGAAGATCCTCCTCCGAGGGCCGGATGCGCCGCTCCCCAAGCCGTTTCGCTACGTCGACAAGGGGTCGATGGCCACCATCGGCCGAAGCCGCGCGATCGCGTACGCCGCGGGCGTCGAGATGCGAGGGTTCCTCGCGTGGCTCGCGTGGCTCTTCATCCACCTCATCTATCTCATCGGCTTCCGGAGCCGCGCGGTCGTGCTCTTCACGTGGGCGTGGTCGTACTTCGCCTACGACCGCGGCGCGCGCCTCATGACCCACCCCATGAAGGCCATCGGTGCGCGCGTGATCGTGCCCGAGCGGGACGAGCACAAGCCCGTGTCCCAGCGCGTCTGA
- a CDS encoding PQQ-binding-like beta-propeller repeat protein: protein MTSRGFSLFVAVLGLVAHTASCADDPVAPPDASAPSTDAGLEGAVATDADASELPPLSDPCEGAPGVSAAAAWPMAGGCPARPGTRPRLRGPSTSAVATLGDVTGTPTAPVVAADGTAIVATSDGHVLALPRGGVPRWDVTISGPVDVAPVLVSDDVVLVATREGRLHKLAVADGRALGSEASANAPSSLLPLSDGTVVFTAKDSNLHRVSVATLTTAGPDTPAFATTAPSLERGGAVLVAGSDGVLRRFGRDGVTTDVYRAPAPLTESPVSGFSGEILLVSSDGVLRAVTADGKLRYERALGSTASGPPAASPDGNVYVATTSGKVLGVDRAGKELFAFEPLGRPEAPSVGAGGTVFFGAEDTKLYAVQPSGRLLFAASLRKRALGAPALGSDGALFVAAQGSVMMVGP from the coding sequence ATGACGTCGCGTGGCTTTTCCCTCTTTGTCGCCGTGCTCGGTCTCGTGGCCCACACGGCCTCGTGCGCCGACGATCCCGTCGCCCCCCCGGACGCGAGCGCCCCCTCGACCGACGCGGGGCTCGAGGGCGCTGTCGCCACGGACGCCGACGCCTCCGAGCTCCCTCCGCTCTCGGACCCATGTGAGGGGGCTCCTGGCGTCTCGGCGGCCGCGGCGTGGCCGATGGCCGGGGGCTGCCCCGCCCGCCCCGGGACTCGCCCCCGCCTGCGTGGACCTTCGACGAGCGCCGTCGCCACGCTGGGCGACGTCACCGGCACCCCCACGGCCCCCGTCGTCGCGGCCGACGGCACCGCGATCGTCGCCACGTCCGACGGGCACGTCCTCGCCCTCCCTCGCGGAGGTGTCCCCCGGTGGGACGTCACGATCTCCGGCCCGGTCGACGTCGCGCCGGTGCTCGTCTCGGACGACGTCGTGCTCGTCGCCACCCGCGAAGGCCGTCTCCACAAGCTCGCCGTCGCGGATGGGCGCGCGCTCGGCTCGGAGGCCTCGGCGAACGCGCCGTCCTCGCTCCTCCCCTTGTCCGACGGCACCGTGGTCTTCACGGCCAAAGACTCGAACCTCCATCGGGTCTCGGTCGCGACCCTGACCACGGCGGGCCCGGACACCCCGGCGTTCGCGACGACGGCCCCTTCGCTCGAGCGGGGCGGCGCCGTGCTCGTCGCCGGGAGCGACGGCGTTCTCCGACGCTTCGGCCGAGACGGCGTCACGACCGACGTGTACCGAGCCCCTGCGCCGCTCACCGAGAGCCCCGTCTCTGGCTTCTCGGGGGAGATCTTGCTCGTCTCCTCGGACGGCGTGCTCCGCGCCGTGACCGCCGACGGCAAGCTCCGTTACGAGCGCGCCCTCGGCAGCACGGCGAGCGGCCCCCCCGCGGCGTCGCCGGACGGAAATGTGTATGTTGCAACCACGAGCGGAAAGGTGCTCGGCGTCGACCGCGCGGGCAAGGAGCTCTTCGCGTTCGAGCCGCTCGGTCGCCCCGAGGCGCCCTCGGTCGGAGCCGGCGGTACGGTCTTCTTCGGCGCCGAGGACACGAAGCTCTACGCCGTGCAGCCCTCGGGGAGGCTCCTTTTTGCCGCGTCGCTCCGCAAACGGGCGCTCGGCGCCCCGGCGCTCGGCAGCGATGGCGCCCTGTTCGTCGCGGCCCAAGGCTCGGTCATGATGGTGGGGCCGTAG